From the genome of Candidatus Polarisedimenticolia bacterium, one region includes:
- a CDS encoding Smr/MutS family protein: MEFPAILDRLALHCRSVYGREAATLLRPSSSRADVQSLQDETREMVLFRQTSGFLPLSLPTDIRPLLARLEVEGSLLAAPEILLVVEAMRTGQEVRALLARSEHPRLRESGRSFPDLGNLLRYLDGKISATGDLEDRCSPELTQVRRRITAISARLEEALRSIASKPEMARALQDDFVALRNNRRVLPVRIDSQSLVEGIVHALSSSGATVYMEPLSTVPLNNDLVRMKEEEEVEQRRILLDFTGLLRTRAGDLRLLTALLGEADLLAAKAALAEEMQAVDPDLTEGAPGADASRMALVQARHPVLERSLEGSGRRLVPLDLTLPATHRVLVISGPNTGGKTVALKTVGLLALMSQSGLKVPASAARLPVFRRILIDIGDHQSIPDSLSTFSARMGHISEMARQIEDPSLVLLDEVGTGTDPEEGACLGAAVIDYFRRHGAVVLATTHHQTLKAFAAATPGTANASMEFDESSLSPLFRLRPGVPGRSGGLDIAERLGVPVEIVREARSLLPRHREMLEEYLARLQALQKDLDTRIHEARDEALAAARREEDRQEAARRLSLDREARFAQLLEEVSTQLRKRWEAYLQALSDLEEERRLRREIERQERLMLEEARRALPPDLLPPPARERPLPATPKAGDAVRIASLRIEGILDRLEGDRAIVRSGGKRLSVAVADLEPPQAPSPPDRPLPRGVSLSRPAPSAPSPEINLVGKRVEEALQLLDKYLDELALAGLSPARIVHGVGSGRLRAALRSFLKTHPQVEGFSEAEEREGGRGATVVRIRI, encoded by the coding sequence TTGGAATTCCCGGCGATTCTGGACCGGCTCGCTCTCCACTGCCGGAGCGTGTACGGACGGGAGGCCGCTACCCTCCTGAGGCCCTCCTCCTCACGCGCCGACGTCCAGTCTCTGCAGGACGAGACGCGCGAGATGGTCCTCTTCCGGCAGACCTCGGGCTTCCTCCCCCTATCCCTCCCCACCGACATCCGTCCTCTGCTGGCGCGTCTCGAGGTCGAGGGATCGCTTCTCGCGGCCCCGGAGATTCTCCTCGTCGTCGAGGCCATGCGGACGGGACAGGAAGTCCGCGCTCTCCTGGCACGCTCAGAGCATCCGCGCCTCCGGGAGTCCGGCCGGAGCTTCCCCGATCTCGGTAACCTCCTGCGCTATCTCGACGGGAAAATCTCCGCCACGGGAGATCTGGAGGATCGATGCAGCCCCGAATTGACGCAAGTGCGCCGGCGGATCACGGCGATTTCGGCCCGCCTCGAGGAGGCGCTGCGTTCGATCGCCTCGAAACCCGAGATGGCGCGGGCCCTGCAGGACGACTTCGTCGCTCTCCGCAACAACCGGCGGGTTCTTCCCGTGCGCATCGACAGTCAGAGCCTCGTCGAGGGAATCGTGCACGCCCTGTCCTCCAGCGGAGCCACGGTCTACATGGAACCCCTCTCCACGGTTCCGCTGAACAACGACCTGGTTCGCATGAAGGAAGAAGAGGAGGTCGAGCAGCGACGCATCTTGCTCGACTTCACCGGACTCTTGAGAACGCGCGCCGGCGATCTCCGGCTGCTCACGGCGCTTCTCGGAGAAGCCGATCTCCTCGCGGCCAAAGCCGCCCTCGCCGAAGAGATGCAGGCCGTCGATCCCGACCTGACGGAGGGGGCGCCGGGAGCCGATGCCTCGCGTATGGCGCTCGTGCAGGCGAGGCATCCCGTCCTCGAGCGCAGCTTGGAAGGCTCGGGGCGCCGGCTCGTTCCGTTGGATCTCACGCTGCCCGCCACCCATCGCGTGCTGGTCATCAGCGGCCCGAACACGGGGGGAAAGACCGTCGCCCTCAAGACGGTCGGGTTGCTCGCCTTGATGTCGCAAAGCGGCCTGAAGGTCCCCGCCTCGGCCGCCCGGCTTCCGGTATTCCGGCGAATCCTGATCGACATCGGAGATCATCAGTCGATCCCGGACAGCCTGAGCACCTTCTCGGCCCGCATGGGGCACATTTCCGAGATGGCGAGGCAGATCGAGGACCCGTCCCTCGTCCTCCTCGACGAAGTGGGCACCGGCACCGATCCGGAGGAGGGAGCCTGCCTCGGAGCCGCGGTCATCGACTATTTCCGGAGACACGGCGCGGTCGTCCTGGCCACGACGCATCATCAGACCCTCAAGGCCTTCGCGGCCGCGACCCCGGGGACCGCGAACGCGTCGATGGAGTTCGACGAATCGTCGCTCAGTCCCCTGTTCCGGCTACGCCCCGGGGTGCCGGGCCGGAGCGGGGGGCTGGACATCGCCGAGCGCCTCGGAGTGCCCGTGGAGATCGTGCGGGAGGCGCGCTCGCTCCTTCCCCGGCATCGCGAGATGCTCGAGGAATACCTCGCCCGCCTGCAGGCCCTCCAAAAGGACCTCGACACGCGGATCCACGAGGCTCGGGATGAGGCGCTGGCGGCGGCGCGGCGCGAAGAGGACCGACAGGAGGCGGCGCGCCGGCTCTCCCTCGATCGGGAAGCCCGCTTCGCCCAGCTCCTCGAGGAGGTCTCCACCCAGCTGCGCAAGCGGTGGGAAGCCTACCTCCAAGCCCTTTCCGACCTGGAGGAGGAGCGGCGTTTGAGGCGGGAAATCGAGCGCCAGGAACGCCTGATGCTGGAGGAGGCCCGCCGCGCTCTGCCGCCCGACCTCCTCCCCCCGCCGGCCCGGGAAAGGCCGCTGCCGGCGACCCCGAAGGCCGGAGACGCGGTCCGGATCGCCTCCCTTCGCATTGAAGGAATCCTCGATCGCCTCGAAGGCGACCGCGCGATCGTCCGGTCCGGCGGAAAACGGCTGTCGGTCGCCGTCGCGGATCTCGAGCCGCCGCAAGCCCCTTCGCCGCCCGACCGTCCCTTGCCCAGGGGCGTGAGCCTCTCTCGTCCCGCTCCTTCCGCGCCCTCGCCGGAGATCAATCTCGTCGGCAAGCGGGTCGAAGAGGCTCTGCAGCTTCTGGACAAATACCTGGACGAGCTGGCGCTCGCCGGATTGAGTCCCGCGCGGATTGTCCACGGGGTGGGCAGCGGGAGGCTACGGGCGGCGCTCCGCAGCTTCCTGAAGACGCATCCTCAAGTGGAGGGGTTCTCGGAAGCTGAGGAAAGGGAGGGGGGGCGCGGGGCGACGGTCGTCCGGATCCGAATCTAG